A genomic stretch from Flavobacterium nitratireducens includes:
- a CDS encoding enoyl-CoA hydratase/isomerase family protein: protein MSYQNILIAKEHNIATITINRPEKLNALNKVTIQELHHAFSTLESHRDIRAIILKGSGDKAFVAGADIAEFAEFSIEEGIQLSAQGQETLFNFVENLRVPVIAAINGFALGGGLELAMACHIRVASENAKMGLPEVSLGVIPGYGGTQRLPQLIGKGRALEMILTAGMISAEEAHREGLVNHVVKQEDLLSVCNEIAQKMIKNSPAAIAMAIHAVNANFKEGENGFETEIKSFGRCFGTEDFKEGTKAFLEKRKAVFTGE, encoded by the coding sequence ATGAGCTACCAAAACATTTTGATTGCAAAAGAGCATAATATTGCAACCATAACGATTAATCGTCCGGAAAAATTAAATGCTTTAAACAAAGTTACGATTCAGGAACTGCATCATGCTTTTTCAACCTTAGAAAGCCATAGAGATATTCGCGCTATTATTCTAAAAGGAAGTGGCGATAAAGCTTTTGTGGCTGGTGCTGATATTGCTGAGTTTGCCGAATTTTCAATCGAAGAAGGCATTCAATTATCAGCTCAAGGTCAGGAAACTTTGTTCAATTTTGTTGAAAATCTAAGAGTCCCTGTTATTGCAGCCATTAATGGATTTGCCCTTGGTGGCGGATTAGAGTTGGCTATGGCTTGTCATATTCGTGTGGCATCTGAAAATGCTAAAATGGGACTTCCAGAGGTGTCCTTAGGTGTAATTCCGGGTTATGGAGGTACACAGCGTTTACCACAATTAATTGGTAAAGGACGAGCCTTAGAAATGATTTTAACTGCAGGTATGATTTCTGCCGAAGAAGCACACAGAGAGGGCTTAGTAAATCATGTGGTAAAACAAGAGGATTTGCTTTCTGTATGTAATGAAATCGCTCAAAAAATGATAAAAAATTCCCCTGCAGCCATAGCAATGGCGATTCATGCGGTGAATGCCAATTTTAAAGAAGGGGAAAATGGTTTTGAAACCGAAATTAAATCTTTTGGAAGATGTTTTGGAACCGAAGATTTTAAAGAAGGAACCAAAGCCTTTTTAGAAAAAAGAAAAGCCGTTTTTACGGGAGAGTAA
- a CDS encoding sensor histidine kinase → MLKSFKLSMLSLRVRIFLSMIVVIIISSVLLASISIIQFKNEAKEYHRERLERKENAVKEHINYILSTTTYPLNTENLDLIFKDKIHELAHIHNIEINIYDLDGKLLKSSKESFSVDKTAPPIPKYILKLVRSSIEKRYVDIKTINGVKNRSSFTQIKDDKFKPLGVLNLPYQEDDGFYDKELNSFLIRLGQVYSFMLIVAFALAYFLSSYITKSLKTISDKLNETRLNKKNEKILLSASSKEINLLISGYNQMVDELEKSAIKLAQSEREEAWREMAKQVAHEIKNPLTPMRLTVQSFQRKFNPEDPNIVQKMRDYSETLIQQIDTMTSVASAFSNFASMPAQQNETLNVVAVVELALDIFNEDQIVFESSAPEIISKIDRTQLIRIITNLVKNAIQAIPESQEEKRVAVSVKKEKDNVLIVVEDNGVGIKEEDKIRIFEPKFTTKSSGMGLGLGIIKNIIENYKGSIDFETEYGKGTRFTVSLPIINS, encoded by the coding sequence ATGCTTAAAAGCTTCAAATTATCCATGCTTTCGTTGCGAGTTCGAATCTTTCTTTCGATGATCGTTGTGATAATTATTTCTTCGGTTTTATTAGCATCCATTTCTATTATTCAGTTTAAAAACGAGGCTAAAGAATACCATCGTGAACGTTTAGAACGTAAAGAAAATGCGGTAAAAGAACATATTAATTATATTCTTTCTACTACCACTTATCCATTGAATACGGAGAATTTAGATTTAATTTTTAAGGATAAAATCCACGAATTAGCCCACATTCACAACATTGAAATCAATATTTACGACTTAGACGGAAAGTTGTTGAAGTCGTCCAAAGAATCTTTTTCGGTAGATAAAACAGCACCTCCTATTCCTAAATACATTCTGAAACTGGTTCGCTCTTCTATTGAAAAAAGATATGTGGATATAAAAACCATTAATGGTGTTAAAAATCGTTCTTCGTTTACCCAGATTAAGGATGATAAATTCAAACCGCTGGGGGTTTTAAATCTACCGTATCAGGAAGATGATGGTTTTTATGACAAAGAGTTAAATAGCTTTTTAATTCGGTTGGGGCAAGTCTATTCATTTATGTTGATTGTAGCATTTGCCTTGGCGTATTTTCTTTCATCATATATCACCAAGTCTTTAAAAACCATTTCGGATAAGTTGAACGAAACCCGTTTGAATAAGAAAAACGAAAAGATTTTGCTTTCTGCCAGTAGTAAAGAAATCAATTTGTTGATTAGTGGTTATAACCAAATGGTGGATGAATTAGAAAAAAGTGCCATTAAGTTAGCCCAAAGCGAAAGGGAAGAGGCTTGGCGTGAAATGGCAAAACAAGTGGCGCATGAGATTAAAAATCCGCTTACGCCAATGCGTTTAACCGTGCAGAGTTTTCAGCGAAAATTTAATCCTGAAGATCCCAATATTGTCCAGAAAATGAGGGATTATTCAGAAACATTGATTCAGCAAATTGATACGATGACATCTGTAGCTTCGGCTTTTTCTAATTTTGCTTCGATGCCAGCACAGCAAAATGAAACGCTGAATGTAGTTGCAGTTGTCGAATTGGCTTTGGATATTTTTAATGAAGATCAAATAGTTTTTGAAAGTAGTGCCCCTGAAATAATTTCTAAGATTGATCGAACACAATTAATCCGAATTATCACTAACTTAGTAAAAAATGCCATTCAAGCAATTCCTGAATCACAAGAAGAAAAAAGGGTGGCAGTATCAGTAAAAAAAGAAAAGGATAATGTATTGATAGTGGTTGAAGACAATGGAGTAGGTATTAAAGAAGAAGATAAAATCCGAATATTCGAGCCTAAGTTTACTACAAAAAGTAGCGGAATGGGATTGGGATTAGGAATTATAAAAAATATTATCGAAAATTATAAAGGCAGCATTGACTTTGAAACAGAATACGGAAAAGGAACCCGTTTTACGGTTTCGCTACCCATTATTAACTCTTAA
- a CDS encoding CopD family protein, translating to MEYYNYLKSLHLIFVITWFAGLFYIVRLFVYQIEAAAKTSPEKEILQNQFKIMSYRLWYIITWPSAVLASIFAFWMLLFTPTGNAWLQMPWMHVKLGFVFALYLYHLKCHQIFKQLQKDEVKYTTNFMRLWNEGATIILFAVVFLVILKNAVNWIYGVIGIVLFSVLIMLGFKFYKGIRERQ from the coding sequence ATGGAATACTACAACTATCTAAAATCCCTTCATCTCATATTTGTAATCACTTGGTTTGCAGGTTTGTTTTATATTGTTCGCTTGTTTGTATACCAAATTGAAGCTGCTGCTAAAACTTCGCCTGAAAAGGAAATTTTGCAAAATCAATTCAAAATTATGAGTTATCGTCTGTGGTATATTATCACTTGGCCGTCGGCGGTATTGGCTAGTATTTTTGCTTTTTGGATGCTGTTGTTTACTCCTACAGGAAATGCGTGGTTGCAAATGCCTTGGATGCATGTAAAACTTGGCTTTGTTTTTGCGCTCTATTTGTATCATTTAAAATGCCATCAGATATTTAAACAATTACAAAAGGATGAGGTAAAATATACTACTAATTTCATGCGTTTGTGGAATGAAGGAGCGACCATTATTCTTTTTGCAGTTGTTTTTTTAGTAATATTAAAAAATGCGGTCAACTGGATTTATGGTGTAATCGGGATAGTTTTATTCTCGGTTTTAATCATGCTGGGCTTTAAATTTTACAAAGGAATAAGAGAAAGACAATAG
- the hemH gene encoding ferrochelatase produces MKGVLLVNLGSPESPTPKDVKPYLDEFLMDKYVIDVPFLLRALLVRGIILQTRPKKSAEAYARIWTDEGSPLIAISKKMHQKVQQLVDLPVALAMRYGTMTIKKGLQELKDKGVTEVMLIPLYPQHAMASTTTIVVLAEELRQKFFPEMTFTNVPAFYNKPDYIQALANSMKKHLDGFDYDHLLFSYHGIPKRHIRKTDVTKSHCKIDGSCCNTPSPAHEFCYRHQCYETTKQVVKLLGIPEEKYSQTFQSRLAGDKWLTPYTDVEINKMPEKGIKKLAVVTPAFVADCLETLEEIAMEANEQFLHHGGEEFLAVPCMNDDDEWCGVVANWIEDWAR; encoded by the coding sequence ATGAAAGGAGTATTATTAGTCAATTTAGGTTCACCAGAAAGTCCAACGCCAAAAGATGTAAAGCCGTATTTAGACGAATTTTTGATGGACAAATACGTTATCGATGTTCCGTTTTTATTGCGTGCCTTATTAGTTCGTGGGATTATTTTACAAACCAGACCTAAAAAATCGGCTGAAGCTTATGCTAGAATTTGGACTGATGAGGGTTCGCCTTTAATTGCTATTTCCAAAAAAATGCATCAAAAAGTACAGCAATTAGTAGATCTTCCTGTTGCTCTTGCCATGCGTTATGGTACGATGACGATCAAGAAAGGATTGCAAGAATTAAAAGATAAAGGAGTGACCGAAGTGATGTTGATTCCGTTATATCCGCAACACGCTATGGCTTCTACAACGACAATTGTTGTTTTGGCTGAAGAATTGCGTCAAAAGTTTTTTCCAGAGATGACTTTTACTAATGTTCCTGCATTTTATAACAAACCTGATTATATTCAGGCATTAGCTAATTCGATGAAAAAACACTTGGATGGATTTGATTACGATCATTTGTTGTTTTCGTATCATGGAATTCCTAAACGTCATATTCGTAAAACAGATGTAACAAAATCACATTGCAAAATTGATGGTTCTTGTTGTAATACGCCATCACCGGCACATGAGTTTTGCTACCGCCATCAATGTTATGAAACAACTAAACAAGTGGTAAAATTATTAGGAATTCCAGAAGAGAAATACAGCCAAACCTTCCAGTCTCGATTAGCAGGCGACAAATGGTTAACACCTTATACAGATGTAGAAATTAATAAAATGCCTGAAAAAGGGATTAAAAAATTAGCCGTTGTTACACCCGCTTTTGTGGCTGATTGTTTAGAAACATTGGAAGAAATTGCAATGGAGGCTAATGAGCAATTTTTACATCATGGCGGAGAAGAATTTTTGGCCGTTCCATGCATGAATGATGATGATGAATGGTGCGGAGTTGTGGCTAATTGGATTGAAGATTGGGCTAGATAG
- the hemA gene encoding glutamyl-tRNA reductase codes for MENFNMSRNSTFYALGLSYKKADATIRGKFSLDAKAQSVLLMQAEAEGIESIIVTSTCNRTEIYGFANHPYELIKLLCENSNGSVQDFQEVAYIYKNQEAINHMFRVGTGLDSQILGDFEIISQIKNAFTQSKSYGLVNNFMERLVNSVIQASKKIKTETEISSGATSVSFASVQYIIKNVEDIANKNILLFGTGKIGRNTCENLVKHSKHEQITLINRTKDKAEKLAEKLDVVVKDYSDLQLEIQKADVLVVATGAQNPTVDKAILNLKKPLLILDLSIPKNVHENVTEVEGVTLIHMDHLSQITDETLENRKEHIPAAEAIIEEIKDEFNTWTKGRKFAPTINALKAKLNEIKNSELDFQSKKIADFNEEQAEIISNRIIQKITTHFANHLKDENTMVDESIEWIEKVFKIEAVVK; via the coding sequence ATGGAAAATTTTAATATGTCCAGAAACAGCACTTTTTACGCTTTAGGTTTAAGTTACAAGAAAGCAGATGCAACGATTAGAGGAAAATTTAGCTTAGATGCCAAAGCACAATCCGTTCTATTAATGCAAGCTGAAGCAGAAGGAATCGAATCAATTATAGTTACCTCAACTTGTAACAGAACTGAAATTTATGGTTTTGCTAACCATCCTTATGAGTTAATCAAATTACTTTGCGAAAACAGTAACGGTTCGGTACAAGATTTTCAAGAAGTAGCTTATATCTACAAAAACCAAGAGGCTATTAATCATATGTTTCGTGTTGGGACCGGATTAGATAGCCAAATTTTAGGTGATTTTGAAATCATCAGTCAAATCAAAAATGCTTTTACACAGAGTAAATCCTATGGTTTAGTAAACAATTTCATGGAACGTTTAGTAAACTCGGTGATACAAGCCAGTAAAAAAATCAAAACAGAAACCGAAATTTCTTCAGGTGCAACTTCAGTATCCTTTGCATCTGTTCAATATATCATCAAAAATGTAGAAGATATTGCTAATAAAAATATCTTACTTTTTGGAACCGGAAAAATTGGTAGAAATACCTGTGAAAATTTGGTAAAACACAGCAAACACGAACAAATTACTTTAATCAACAGAACCAAAGACAAGGCTGAAAAATTAGCCGAAAAACTGGATGTAGTAGTTAAAGATTATTCGGATTTACAATTGGAAATACAAAAAGCCGATGTATTAGTTGTAGCCACAGGTGCTCAAAACCCAACGGTTGACAAAGCCATTTTGAACCTTAAAAAACCTTTGTTGATATTAGACTTGTCTATTCCTAAAAACGTACATGAAAATGTAACAGAAGTAGAAGGTGTGACACTAATTCACATGGACCATTTATCACAAATTACCGATGAGACTTTAGAAAACAGAAAAGAACATATTCCTGCTGCTGAAGCGATAATCGAAGAAATAAAAGACGAATTTAATACCTGGACCAAAGGCAGAAAATTTGCTCCAACTATCAATGCATTGAAAGCCAAACTAAACGAAATCAAAAATTCGGAATTGGATTTTCAAAGTAAAAAAATAGCCGATTTTAACGAAGAACAAGCCGAAATCATCAGCAACAGAATCATTCAAAAAATCACTACGCATTTTGCCAATCACCTAAAAGATGAAAACACAATGGTAGATGAAAGCATTGAATGGATTGAAAAAGTCTTTAAAATTGAAGCTGTGGTAAAATAA
- the hemC gene encoding hydroxymethylbilane synthase, with product MAEKTIRIGTRDSELALWQAHTVQKQLNDLGYKTEIVAVKSQGDIILDKPLYELGITGIFTKTLDIAMINGDVDIAVHSMKDVPTALPIGIVQAAVLKRANTLDILVHKGDLDFLETEGTIATGSLRRQAQWLNKYPNHTVVDLRGNVNTRMQKLQDNDWNGAVFAAAGLERINLKPSDYIDLDWMIPAPAQGAMLVVAMANDEFTLDAVSQLNDIETEVCTYIERQFLRTLEGGCTAPIGALAKYNEDEDTIHLDGVLFSLDGKQKIEINKVVDISEWKKLGFYSAKEILDNGGSELMATIKATLKK from the coding sequence ATGGCAGAAAAAACAATACGTATAGGTACAAGAGATAGCGAACTCGCTTTATGGCAAGCACATACTGTTCAAAAACAACTCAACGATTTAGGTTATAAAACCGAAATCGTAGCCGTAAAATCACAAGGCGATATTATTCTTGACAAGCCACTATACGAATTGGGAATTACTGGAATTTTCACCAAAACATTAGACATAGCTATGATTAATGGCGATGTGGATATCGCTGTACATTCTATGAAAGATGTTCCCACTGCCCTACCTATTGGAATTGTTCAGGCTGCCGTTTTAAAAAGAGCCAATACACTTGATATTTTAGTGCACAAAGGTGATCTGGATTTTCTAGAAACTGAAGGAACAATCGCTACTGGAAGTTTGCGTCGTCAAGCACAATGGTTGAATAAATACCCAAATCACACCGTAGTTGATTTACGTGGAAATGTGAATACCAGAATGCAAAAATTGCAAGACAATGACTGGAACGGAGCTGTTTTTGCCGCTGCAGGTTTAGAAAGAATCAACTTGAAACCAAGTGATTATATCGATTTAGACTGGATGATTCCGGCTCCTGCTCAAGGTGCTATGCTAGTCGTTGCTATGGCAAATGACGAATTTACTTTAGATGCTGTTTCGCAATTAAACGATATCGAAACCGAAGTTTGTACCTATATCGAACGCCAATTTTTGAGAACCTTAGAAGGTGGTTGTACAGCTCCTATTGGTGCTTTAGCAAAATACAATGAAGACGAAGACACTATTCATTTGGATGGCGTTTTATTTTCTTTGGATGGAAAACAAAAAATCGAAATCAACAAAGTGGTGGATATATCCGAATGGAAAAAATTAGGTTTCTATTCTGCTAAAGAAATTCTCGATAATGGAGGAAGCGAATTGATGGCAACGATTAAAGCAACTTTGAAAAAATAA
- a CDS encoding uroporphyrinogen-III synthase, with product MSQTSILSTKTLSVAQRQAFLDAEIDLLEQDFIEIQNNNFELKEINTNLIFSSQNAVLSLMEQKDWQKLTSKSVFCVGEKTKDLLEANGFTVDVYLDYASELAEIITLIYNKESYTFFSGNLRKETLPKALKNAGITFNEIEVYQTKLAPFKISKEENFDGILFFSPSAVESYLTNNTITKEVCFCIGETTASALKNKAKNIIVAAQPTIEDVIEAVIEEFK from the coding sequence ATGAGTCAGACAAGTATTCTTTCGACCAAAACCTTATCCGTTGCGCAACGTCAGGCTTTTCTTGATGCCGAAATTGACCTTTTAGAACAAGATTTCATCGAAATCCAAAACAACAATTTTGAACTAAAAGAAATCAATACCAATCTGATTTTCAGCAGTCAAAATGCAGTTTTAAGTTTGATGGAACAAAAGGATTGGCAAAAACTTACATCCAAAAGTGTATTTTGCGTAGGCGAAAAAACAAAAGATTTACTCGAGGCAAATGGTTTTACAGTAGATGTCTATTTGGATTACGCCTCTGAGTTGGCAGAGATTATTACGCTAATCTACAACAAAGAAAGCTATACATTTTTCAGCGGAAATCTTCGCAAAGAAACTTTACCTAAAGCCCTTAAAAATGCGGGTATCACTTTCAATGAAATTGAGGTGTATCAAACCAAGTTAGCACCATTTAAAATTTCCAAAGAAGAAAATTTTGATGGTATTCTGTTTTTTAGTCCTTCGGCAGTAGAAAGTTACCTGACAAATAATACCATCACAAAAGAAGTTTGCTTTTGCATTGGCGAAACCACAGCATCAGCATTAAAAAATAAAGCAAAGAACATCATTGTGGCGGCACAACCTACCATCGAAGATGTCATCGAAGCAGTAATAGAAGAATTTAAATAA
- the hemE gene encoding uroporphyrinogen decarboxylase, protein MIKNDLFLKALKGETVQRPPVWMMRQAGRYLPEFRALRDKYDFFTRCETPELAAEITVQPIRRIAPDAAILFSDILVVPRAMGIHVELKDNLGPIIPNPIRTMEQVNQVFVPNIEETLGYVMDAVKLTKEMLNDEVPLIGFAGSPWTIFCYAVEGKGSKSFDTAKGFCFSNPVAAHTLLQKITDTTILYLKEKVKAGVNAVQIFDSWGGMLSPTDYQEFSWKYINQIVEALADITPVIVFGKGCWFALNEMGKSKASALGVDWTCTARNARYLSGGNVTLQGNFDPSRLLSPIPTIKKMVHEMIDEFGKDKYIVNLGHGILPNIPVDHAKAFIDAVKEYGK, encoded by the coding sequence ATGATAAAAAACGACTTATTCTTAAAAGCATTAAAAGGAGAAACTGTTCAACGTCCACCGGTATGGATGATGCGTCAGGCAGGAAGATATTTACCGGAATTTAGAGCTTTACGTGACAAATATGATTTTTTCACCCGTTGCGAAACTCCGGAATTAGCTGCTGAAATCACGGTTCAACCTATTCGTCGTATTGCTCCGGATGCTGCTATTTTATTTTCGGATATTTTAGTGGTGCCAAGAGCGATGGGAATTCACGTAGAATTGAAAGACAATTTAGGACCTATTATCCCGAATCCAATTCGTACCATGGAGCAAGTTAATCAGGTATTTGTTCCAAATATCGAAGAAACTTTAGGCTATGTAATGGACGCTGTAAAATTGACCAAAGAAATGTTGAACGACGAAGTGCCTTTGATTGGTTTCGCAGGTTCTCCATGGACAATTTTCTGCTATGCTGTTGAAGGAAAAGGTTCGAAGAGTTTTGATACTGCCAAAGGTTTCTGTTTCTCAAATCCAGTAGCAGCACACACTTTATTGCAAAAAATCACCGATACCACTATTTTATACTTAAAAGAAAAAGTAAAAGCGGGAGTTAATGCCGTTCAAATTTTTGATTCTTGGGGAGGAATGCTTTCTCCAACTGATTATCAAGAGTTTTCATGGAAATACATCAACCAAATCGTTGAAGCTTTAGCCGATATTACTCCTGTTATTGTTTTTGGAAAAGGTTGTTGGTTTGCATTGAACGAAATGGGTAAAAGCAAGGCTTCGGCTCTTGGAGTTGATTGGACTTGTACTGCCAGAAATGCGCGTTATTTATCAGGTGGAAATGTGACTTTACAAGGTAATTTTGACCCATCAAGATTGTTATCACCAATTCCAACCATCAAGAAAATGGTTCACGAAATGATTGACGAATTCGGAAAAGACAAATACATCGTAAACTTGGGGCACGGAATTTTACCAAACATTCCTGTGGATCATGCCAAAGCGTTTATTGATGCGGTGAAAGAGTACGGAAAATAA
- the hemF gene encoding oxygen-dependent coproporphyrinogen oxidase, with protein MKNKFYQYIQNLQDQICAGLEKIDGVAQFRQDLWDRPEGGGGRTRVIENGAVFEKGGVNISAVHGKLPDTMQKMFNVGEADFFACGLSLVIHPKNPMVPTVHANWRYFEMYDDNGSVINSWFGGGQDLTPYYLFEEDAKHFHQTCKTACDKHNPEFYPNYKKKCDDYFWNAHRHEARGVGGLFFDYLKATPEMTMDDWYNFVTEVGNSFLEAYVPIVERRKDLPYTEANRTWQEIRRGRYVEFNLVHDKGTLFGLKTNGRIESILMSLPPHVQWAYDHHPEAGSEEEKLLKVLEKPVDWIAS; from the coding sequence ATGAAAAACAAATTTTATCAATACATACAAAACCTCCAAGACCAAATCTGTGCCGGATTAGAAAAGATAGATGGTGTTGCTCAATTCCGTCAGGATTTATGGGACCGTCCAGAAGGTGGCGGCGGAAGAACCCGTGTGATTGAAAACGGTGCTGTTTTCGAAAAAGGTGGCGTGAACATTTCAGCCGTTCATGGCAAATTACCGGATACGATGCAGAAAATGTTCAACGTTGGCGAAGCTGATTTCTTTGCCTGCGGACTGAGTTTGGTGATTCATCCTAAGAATCCAATGGTACCAACGGTGCATGCCAACTGGCGTTATTTTGAAATGTATGATGATAATGGTAGCGTTATCAATTCGTGGTTTGGTGGCGGGCAAGATTTAACGCCTTATTATTTGTTTGAGGAAGATGCTAAGCATTTTCACCAAACTTGTAAAACGGCCTGTGACAAACACAATCCGGAGTTTTATCCGAATTATAAAAAGAAATGTGACGATTATTTCTGGAATGCTCACCGACATGAAGCCAGAGGTGTCGGCGGTTTGTTTTTCGACTATTTAAAAGCCACTCCAGAAATGACAATGGACGATTGGTACAATTTCGTTACAGAAGTTGGAAACAGCTTCTTAGAGGCTTATGTTCCAATTGTAGAAAGAAGAAAAGATCTTCCTTACACTGAAGCCAACAGAACCTGGCAGGAAATCCGTCGTGGTCGTTATGTAGAATTCAATTTAGTTCACGATAAAGGCACTTTATTTGGCTTAAAAACCAATGGAAGAATCGAAAGTATCCTGATGAGTTTACCACCGCATGTACAATGGGCATACGACCATCATCCGGAAGCCGGAAGCGAAGAAGAAAAGTTATTGAAAGTATTAGAAAAACCAGTTGATTGGATAGCTTCGTAG
- the tnpA gene encoding IS200/IS605 family transposase, whose amino-acid sequence MANTYTQLYIQIVFAVKGRQNLISNKWKDELFKYITGIVTNEDQKLIAINGMPDHIHILIGLKPNKALSDLVRDIKANSSRFINEKAWINGKFEWQTGFGAFTYSHSQLTNVINYIQNQEEHHKTKTFKEEYVEFLKLFNVDFKNEYLFEDI is encoded by the coding sequence ATGGCAAATACCTATACGCAATTATATATTCAAATTGTCTTTGCCGTCAAAGGAAGACAAAATCTGATTTCCAATAAATGGAAAGATGAATTATTCAAATATATAACAGGAATTGTCACAAATGAAGATCAAAAATTGATTGCTATCAACGGAATGCCTGACCATATTCATATTCTAATTGGATTAAAGCCCAATAAAGCATTATCTGATTTGGTCAGAGATATCAAAGCAAATTCATCCCGATTCATCAACGAAAAAGCATGGATAAATGGTAAATTTGAATGGCAAACAGGATTTGGTGCTTTCACTTATAGCCATTCGCAATTAACTAATGTTATCAATTATATTCAAAATCAGGAAGAACACCATAAAACAAAAACATTTAAAGAAGAATATGTCGAATTTTTAAAATTGTTTAATGTTGATTTTAAAAACGAATATTTATTCGAAGATATTTAA
- the hemB gene encoding porphobilinogen synthase yields the protein MFPIHRGRRLRVNESIRSLVRETTLSPSDFMFPMFIAEGENVKVEIPSMPGIFRRSIDLTVEEVKELFALGIRAVNIYVKVSEDLKDNTGKEAWNPNGLMQQAIRAIKTACPEMIVMPDVALDPYSIYGHDGIIANGDIENDSTVEALVKMAVSHAQAGADFVAPSDMMDGRVLRLRQGLDTAGFQNVGIMSYSAKYASAFYGPFRDALDSAPKEADVVVPKDKKTYQMDYANRIEAVKEAIWDVEEGADMVMVKPGIAYLDIVREVKDAVNVPVTVYHVSGEYAMIKAAAERGWLDNDKIMMEQLMCIKRAGASLISTYFAKEAAILLNQ from the coding sequence ATGTTCCCAATACACAGAGGTCGTCGCTTAAGAGTCAACGAATCAATAAGAAGTTTAGTTAGAGAAACAACTTTAAGTCCTTCGGATTTTATGTTTCCTATGTTTATTGCCGAAGGCGAAAATGTAAAAGTAGAAATTCCTTCTATGCCGGGAATCTTTCGTCGTTCGATTGATTTAACGGTAGAAGAAGTAAAAGAATTATTCGCTTTAGGCATTCGTGCAGTAAACATTTATGTAAAAGTAAGTGAAGATTTAAAAGACAATACTGGAAAAGAAGCTTGGAATCCTAATGGATTGATGCAACAGGCTATTCGTGCGATTAAAACTGCTTGTCCGGAGATGATTGTAATGCCAGATGTGGCTTTAGATCCGTATTCCATTTATGGTCACGACGGAATCATCGCTAATGGCGATATCGAAAACGATTCTACGGTAGAAGCTTTGGTAAAAATGGCGGTTTCTCATGCACAAGCCGGAGCCGATTTCGTAGCACCTTCAGACATGATGGACGGACGTGTATTGCGTTTACGTCAGGGATTGGATACCGCAGGATTTCAAAACGTGGGGATTATGAGTTATTCGGCAAAGTACGCTTCGGCTTTTTACGGGCCGTTTCGCGATGCTTTGGACTCTGCACCTAAGGAAGCCGATGTTGTGGTACCAAAAGACAAGAAAACTTACCAAATGGACTATGCAAACCGTATTGAAGCGGTTAAAGAAGCTATTTGGGATGTTGAAGAAGGTGCCGACATGGTTATGGTAAAACCGGGAATCGCTTATTTAGACATCGTACGCGAAGTAAAAGACGCTGTAAATGTTCCGGTAACCGTTTATCATGTTTCGGGTGAATACGCCATGATTAAAGCCGCTGCCGAACGTGGATGGCTGGATAATGACAAAATCATGATGGAACAGTTAATGTGCATCAAAAGAGCCGGTGCTAGTTTGATTTCGACTTATTTCGCTAAAGAAGCAGCCATTCTTTTGAACCAATAA
- a CDS encoding c-type cytochrome — MKKLLLLSLILLTFACKKESQESFGNEEHQTTVATEEKELAPEELGKVIFESKGNCISCHKSEEKLIGPSLKEIAKIYKDKNASIVTFLKGESDAIVDPSQFAVMQANLNLTKTFSDKELEGLEAYINSHLK; from the coding sequence ATGAAAAAATTACTACTCTTGAGTCTGATTCTATTAACCTTTGCCTGTAAGAAAGAAAGTCAGGAATCATTTGGAAATGAAGAACATCAAACAACCGTTGCTACGGAAGAAAAAGAATTGGCACCTGAAGAATTAGGTAAAGTAATCTTTGAAAGCAAAGGAAATTGTATTTCCTGCCATAAATCAGAGGAAAAATTAATTGGACCAAGCTTGAAAGAAATTGCAAAAATCTATAAAGATAAAAATGCTAGCATCGTCACTTTCTTAAAAGGAGAAAGCGATGCTATTGTAGATCCGTCTCAATTTGCTGTAATGCAGGCGAATCTAAACCTAACAAAAACATTTTCTGACAAAGAATTAGAAGGATTAGAAGCATACATTAATTCGCATTTAAAATAA